A region of Bacillus cabrialesii DNA encodes the following proteins:
- a CDS encoding YjfA family protein, producing MKRLFTKASLVLFAVLFVFAAKGAPANAETHAYDGKSPYYNDCASSGSTKKSSNLVNASNQVIGVVELKFSSTCKTAWAKITMNNTLTTGFEANAEITRNTDGKRYNCDSAGGNGKAVAGQKSCYTPMVYDLDPRTSYAFGKYSGPNLNVWATTGSY from the coding sequence ATGAAAAGACTGTTTACGAAGGCTTCATTGGTGTTATTCGCGGTACTATTTGTTTTTGCCGCCAAAGGCGCGCCCGCCAATGCGGAAACCCATGCCTACGATGGAAAAAGCCCTTATTACAATGATTGCGCATCCAGCGGCTCCACAAAAAAATCCTCAAACTTAGTGAATGCCAGCAATCAAGTCATCGGAGTGGTCGAGCTTAAATTCAGCAGTACATGCAAAACGGCTTGGGCAAAAATCACGATGAATAACACATTGACGACAGGCTTTGAAGCAAATGCGGAAATCACCCGGAACACAGACGGAAAGAGATATAACTGTGATTCTGCAGGCGGCAACGGAAAAGCCGTGGCCGGACAAAAATCTTGTTATACACCGATGGTATATGATTTAGATCCAAGGACTTCTTACGCTTTCGGCAAGTATTCAGGACCCAACCTGAATGTTTGGGCCACCACAGGCTCTTATTAA
- a CDS encoding YjfB family protein: MDIPALSVAMHQASLAQNVDIALTKKMLDTAQQNADQTLKMIQHPTLGQTIDVKA, encoded by the coding sequence ATGGATATTCCCGCTTTATCAGTTGCGATGCATCAAGCATCCCTTGCCCAAAATGTTGATATCGCTTTAACGAAAAAAATGCTGGACACCGCCCAGCAAAATGCAGATCAAACCTTAAAGATGATTCAGCATCCGACGCTCGGACAAACCATTGATGTAAAAGCTTAA
- a CDS encoding DUF2268 domain-containing protein — MNLVMEKTFEQYEKLFSMEEQKREDEFRYTMMKPFENMWNAIQVPLKAKEPNGYDVVMAVKMLGYLDVFDAETGLKALRILKKSHAAETAASALWQCMRFAERKQLRVNADEIKFGLYIADPKKLQLQKGYCGFGGIPGFIHVWIDPNRYNLSRLPSIIAHEFHHNLRFSYADFHYGSVSVGDYLVIEGLAESFAKELFGEERLGPWVTRFDQEDLQYSIEVIREVLDVKGFSEVSRYMFGDQIAKEQGFEPAGLSAFAGYAVGYHAVQSFMDKHQVTINEATLLDAETILSQCGLFSK, encoded by the coding sequence ATGAATCTTGTAATGGAAAAGACCTTTGAGCAATACGAAAAGCTGTTTTCAATGGAAGAACAGAAAAGAGAGGATGAATTTCGGTATACGATGATGAAGCCGTTTGAAAACATGTGGAACGCCATCCAAGTTCCGCTGAAAGCAAAGGAGCCAAACGGCTATGATGTGGTGATGGCTGTGAAAATGCTTGGTTATTTGGATGTCTTTGATGCTGAAACCGGGCTGAAAGCACTGCGAATATTAAAGAAATCACATGCTGCAGAGACGGCTGCATCTGCGCTTTGGCAGTGTATGCGTTTTGCTGAGCGCAAACAGCTGCGGGTAAATGCCGACGAGATCAAATTCGGCCTTTACATCGCTGATCCAAAAAAGCTTCAGCTGCAAAAAGGGTACTGCGGGTTTGGCGGGATACCCGGTTTTATTCATGTCTGGATTGATCCGAACCGTTATAACTTGTCGAGGCTTCCCTCTATTATTGCTCATGAGTTTCATCATAATCTGCGGTTTTCGTATGCTGACTTCCATTATGGCTCTGTGAGTGTCGGGGATTATCTTGTGATTGAAGGGTTGGCTGAGTCATTTGCCAAAGAGCTGTTCGGCGAGGAGCGATTGGGTCCTTGGGTAACACGTTTTGATCAAGAAGATTTGCAGTATTCCATTGAAGTTATCCGTGAGGTGCTGGATGTGAAAGGCTTCTCGGAAGTGAGCCGTTACATGTTTGGTGATCAAATTGCCAAAGAACAAGGCTTTGAGCCTGCAGGATTATCGGCTTTTGCGGGTTATGCGGTAGGATATCATGCCGTTCAGTCATTTATGGATAAACATCAGGTCACGATAAACGAAGCCACGCTCTTGGATGCGGAGACCATTCTTTCTCAGTGCGGGCTGTTTTCCAAATGA
- a CDS encoding DUF2809 domain-containing protein produces MKRNRWIYAAFTMLIIGLGLGSRAFSSVLPDTVNTYLGDSLWAAMIFTGCGFLFQKMKTMKTCLISLFFCYFIEISQLYHAEWIDRIRDTSLGGLVLGYGFLWSDIEAYTIGIAACAAIELLVLKIKKRLNM; encoded by the coding sequence ATGAAGCGAAATCGATGGATATATGCAGCGTTCACTATGCTGATCATAGGACTGGGGCTGGGATCTAGAGCATTCTCCAGTGTTCTGCCGGATACCGTCAATACGTATCTGGGGGACTCGCTGTGGGCCGCCATGATCTTTACGGGATGCGGGTTTCTATTTCAGAAGATGAAAACAATGAAGACTTGCCTGATTAGTCTTTTTTTCTGTTATTTCATTGAAATAAGCCAGCTGTACCACGCCGAATGGATCGACCGGATCAGAGACACTTCTCTTGGCGGACTTGTACTGGGGTATGGATTTTTATGGAGCGATATCGAAGCGTATACAATTGGAATTGCCGCCTGTGCCGCTATAGAACTGCTCGTTCTGAAAATCAAAAAGCGCCTCAATATGTGA